Proteins found in one Exiguobacterium sp. 9-2 genomic segment:
- a CDS encoding cryptochrome/photolyase family protein has protein sequence MATRWIFGNQLNHDLPLLQEANKQDDVILMVEATSRSKWKTYHKQKLVLVFSAMRHFAEELREKGFTVDYREADSFDQAFQAHRKDHDPDHVFYTAITDEPMRKAMHKWQDALPKKITVEVCSDVPLFLLTQEEAVEAIGDKPYKMDRFYRKLRKERNVLMNGSKPIGGKWSFDAENRKPAKSGTTFPDPVQFRPDHITRDVIDKVERDFSDHPGALDSFHWPVTRKEAMQALHRFIEERLETFGTYQDAMLTGEDTLSHSLLSAVINLGLLTPEEVIRQVEAALEEQDAPLNAVEGFIRQILGWREYMRAVYLAEMPDYASVNALRHEADLPDFFWTGKTNMNCVAESLRPVVEHAHNHHIQRLMVLGNFANLFAISPQQTADWFNEMYIDAYDWVVLPNVLGMALHADGGTLSTKPYIASANYINKMSDYCKGCPFHQKDMLGEDACPFNALYWDFIDRHEKRFADNQRMSMMYRQWGKRDADSKRDIRKKAKALRKQLQDGAFNTP, from the coding sequence ATGGCGACACGCTGGATATTCGGCAATCAATTGAATCACGATCTCCCTTTATTACAGGAAGCAAACAAACAAGACGATGTCATCCTGATGGTCGAAGCGACCTCGCGCTCCAAGTGGAAGACGTACCATAAACAAAAGCTCGTCCTCGTCTTCTCAGCGATGCGACATTTTGCGGAAGAACTGCGCGAGAAGGGCTTCACTGTCGATTACCGGGAAGCCGATTCGTTCGATCAGGCATTCCAAGCGCACCGGAAAGATCATGATCCGGATCATGTATTTTATACAGCGATCACGGACGAACCAATGCGCAAGGCGATGCATAAGTGGCAAGACGCTTTACCGAAGAAAATCACGGTCGAGGTTTGTTCCGACGTGCCGTTGTTTTTACTGACACAGGAAGAAGCGGTCGAAGCAATTGGCGACAAGCCATACAAGATGGATCGGTTTTATCGCAAACTGCGCAAGGAACGAAACGTTCTCATGAACGGCTCTAAACCGATCGGTGGAAAGTGGTCGTTTGACGCTGAGAATCGAAAACCAGCGAAGTCCGGGACGACGTTTCCGGATCCCGTTCAGTTTCGTCCCGACCACATCACAAGGGATGTCATCGATAAGGTCGAGCGTGATTTTTCCGATCATCCAGGAGCACTTGATTCCTTTCATTGGCCGGTTACACGAAAGGAAGCGATGCAGGCTCTCCATCGTTTCATCGAAGAGCGGCTTGAGACGTTCGGGACGTATCAAGACGCCATGCTGACCGGTGAAGATACGTTATCGCATTCGCTCTTGTCAGCAGTAATCAATCTCGGCTTACTGACACCGGAAGAGGTCATTCGTCAAGTCGAGGCAGCACTTGAAGAACAGGATGCTCCGCTCAATGCGGTCGAAGGTTTCATACGCCAAATCCTCGGCTGGCGCGAATACATGCGTGCCGTCTATCTAGCTGAGATGCCAGACTACGCTTCCGTCAATGCGCTGCGTCATGAAGCGGATCTACCGGACTTTTTCTGGACCGGGAAGACGAACATGAACTGTGTCGCTGAATCGTTACGTCCTGTCGTCGAGCATGCCCATAACCACCACATCCAGCGCTTGATGGTGCTCGGGAACTTCGCTAATCTGTTTGCGATCTCACCGCAACAGACGGCAGACTGGTTTAATGAGATGTACATCGATGCCTACGACTGGGTCGTTTTACCGAACGTTCTCGGGATGGCGCTACATGCCGACGGGGGAACGTTATCGACTAAACCGTACATCGCTTCGGCGAACTACATTAATAAGATGAGTGATTATTGCAAGGGATGTCCGTTTCATCAAAAGGACATGCTTGGCGAAGATGCCTGTCCGTTTAACGCCTTGTACTGGGACTTCATCGATCGGCATGAAAAACGCTTCGCTGATAATCAGCGGATGTCGATGATGTATCGGCAATGGGGAAAGCGCGATGCGGACAGCAAACGCGATATTCGAAAGAAAGCGAAAGCACTTCGGAAACAACTACAGGATGGTGCTTTCAATACACCATGA
- a CDS encoding malate:quinone oxidoreductase has translation MSSMPKKTDVILIGAGVMSATLGVLLKELAPEMNIKVFEKLASAGEESSNEWNNAGTGHAALCELNYTTENADGSIDISKAVKVNEQFQLSRQFWSHLVKEGVLPNPKEFIMPIPHMSMVEGTENVEFLKKRLEALSANPLFAGMEYSEDPAKLAEWIPLIMNGRTSPEPIAATKIDSGTDVNFGALTRILFEYLAQHDVEINYQHGVEDLKRVDGGWEVKVKNERDHRIEHHTAQFVFIGGGGGSLPLLQKTGIEESKQIGGFPVSGLFLVCKNPEIIEQHHAKVYGKAKVGAPPMSVPHLDTRYIDGKKSLLFGPFAGFSPKFLKTGSNLDLIASVKPNNVLTMLAAGAKEMGLTKYLIEQVLLSTEQRMNELREFIPNAKTEDWDVVVAGQRVQVIKDTPQGKGTLQFGTEVVSAADGSVAALLGASPGASTAVPVMLEVLAKCFPSELPTWEAKIKEMIPSYGISLVENPELFEQIHAETAKTLELEQGQPIR, from the coding sequence ATGAGCAGTATGCCTAAAAAAACAGACGTTATTTTAATTGGTGCCGGAGTCATGAGCGCGACGTTAGGGGTCTTGTTAAAAGAACTCGCGCCTGAGATGAACATCAAGGTATTCGAGAAACTCGCGAGTGCCGGGGAAGAGAGCTCGAATGAGTGGAACAATGCAGGAACAGGTCACGCCGCACTATGCGAACTGAACTATACGACGGAAAATGCTGATGGTTCGATCGATATCAGTAAAGCGGTAAAAGTAAACGAACAGTTCCAACTGTCACGTCAATTCTGGTCGCATCTCGTCAAGGAAGGTGTCTTGCCGAATCCAAAAGAATTCATCATGCCGATTCCACATATGAGCATGGTCGAAGGAACGGAAAACGTCGAATTCCTGAAAAAACGATTGGAAGCGCTATCAGCGAATCCGTTGTTCGCAGGGATGGAATATTCAGAGGATCCAGCGAAATTAGCCGAGTGGATTCCACTCATCATGAACGGTCGGACGTCACCAGAGCCGATCGCCGCTACAAAAATCGATTCAGGAACGGACGTCAACTTCGGTGCGTTGACACGAATCCTGTTTGAATATCTCGCACAGCACGATGTAGAGATCAACTATCAGCACGGTGTCGAGGACTTGAAGCGTGTTGACGGGGGTTGGGAAGTCAAAGTAAAGAATGAACGGGATCATCGGATTGAGCATCATACGGCGCAGTTCGTCTTCATCGGGGGTGGCGGCGGTAGTCTACCGTTGCTTCAAAAAACAGGCATCGAGGAATCGAAGCAAATCGGTGGTTTCCCGGTCAGCGGCTTGTTCCTCGTTTGTAAAAATCCTGAGATCATTGAACAGCATCATGCGAAAGTCTATGGAAAAGCAAAAGTCGGAGCACCACCGATGTCGGTGCCGCACTTGGATACACGGTATATCGATGGAAAGAAATCGCTCCTCTTCGGACCGTTCGCTGGCTTTTCACCGAAGTTCCTCAAGACAGGATCAAATCTTGATTTGATCGCATCTGTCAAACCAAACAACGTCTTGACGATGCTTGCTGCGGGAGCAAAAGAGATGGGATTGACGAAGTATCTGATCGAACAAGTCCTCTTGTCGACGGAACAACGGATGAACGAATTACGTGAGTTCATCCCGAATGCGAAGACAGAAGACTGGGATGTCGTCGTCGCTGGTCAACGTGTCCAAGTCATCAAGGACACACCACAAGGAAAAGGGACACTCCAGTTCGGAACAGAGGTCGTTAGTGCAGCAGATGGGTCTGTCGCTGCCTTACTCGGTGCGTCTCCAGGTGCTTCAACAGCGGTACCGGTCATGCTCGAAGTACTCGCGAAATGTTTCCCGTCCGAACTACCGACGTGGGAAGCAAAAATCAAGGAGATGATTCCGTCTTACGGAATCTCACTCGTTGAAAATCCGGAGCTGTTCGAACAGATCCATGCCGAAACAGCTAAAACGCTTGAGCTTGAACAAGGTCAACCGATTCGCTAA
- a CDS encoding amino acid permease — translation MEQQGLKRDLSNRHVQLIAIGGTIGTGLFLGSGKAIQLAGPSIIFAYLLVGIAIFFVMRALGELLLSKAGYQSLTDIAEDYLGPRAAFVTGWTYWFCWIMTAMADIIAIGVYVKYWFDIPQWIPAVLALLILLGFNLLTVKLFGELEFWFALIKVVTILALIGVGIVLLVIGFKTDAGPVTVSNLWSHNGWMPNGISGFLLSFQMVVFAYVGVELVGVSAAETADPKKNIPSAINKIPLRILFFYVGALLILLMINPWTGLSATESPFVKTFSLIGIPLAAGIINFVVLTSAASACNSGMFSTSRILYNLGNQQQASNKFSKLNKNHVPANALFVSTIVVSVGALLSKLLPGQAFSIVTTISAICFIWVWGVILVCHLRYKKQNPELHAASTFKAPLTPLVNYLVLGLFAVILVVMLFADDTRPALLLTPVWFLGLFGLYHLRKKKQQAANQKSA, via the coding sequence TTGGAACAGCAAGGATTAAAACGAGATTTATCTAATCGTCATGTACAGTTGATTGCCATTGGTGGAACGATCGGAACAGGGTTGTTTTTAGGATCAGGAAAAGCGATCCAACTCGCCGGACCATCGATCATTTTTGCCTACTTACTCGTCGGGATCGCAATCTTCTTCGTTATGCGCGCACTTGGGGAATTGTTATTGTCAAAAGCAGGTTATCAGTCACTCACGGATATCGCAGAAGATTATCTCGGACCGCGTGCCGCGTTCGTGACCGGTTGGACGTACTGGTTCTGTTGGATCATGACGGCAATGGCGGACATCATCGCTATCGGTGTATACGTCAAGTATTGGTTTGATATCCCGCAATGGATTCCAGCCGTACTCGCGCTCTTGATTTTACTTGGCTTTAACTTATTGACCGTTAAATTGTTCGGTGAACTTGAGTTTTGGTTCGCCTTGATCAAAGTCGTGACGATTCTTGCCTTGATTGGTGTCGGAATCGTCTTGCTCGTCATTGGTTTTAAAACGGATGCCGGTCCCGTCACAGTGTCGAATCTCTGGTCACATAATGGATGGATGCCAAACGGGATTTCTGGATTCCTGCTCTCGTTCCAGATGGTCGTCTTCGCTTATGTCGGTGTCGAGCTCGTTGGGGTATCAGCAGCCGAGACAGCAGATCCGAAGAAGAACATCCCATCTGCAATCAATAAGATTCCGCTCCGAATTCTGTTCTTCTATGTCGGTGCCTTGCTGATTCTCTTGATGATCAACCCATGGACAGGATTAAGTGCAACAGAAAGTCCGTTCGTCAAGACGTTCAGTCTGATCGGGATTCCGCTCGCAGCAGGAATCATCAACTTCGTCGTACTGACATCCGCTGCTTCTGCATGTAACAGCGGAATGTTCTCGACTAGCCGGATTCTGTATAACCTGGGAAATCAACAGCAAGCGTCGAACAAGTTCTCGAAGTTGAACAAAAATCATGTTCCAGCAAACGCCTTGTTCGTCTCGACGATCGTCGTCTCAGTCGGTGCTTTGCTCAGTAAGCTGTTACCGGGACAAGCGTTCAGTATCGTCACGACGATCAGTGCAATCTGCTTCATCTGGGTCTGGGGTGTCATCCTCGTCTGTCATCTCCGGTACAAGAAACAAAATCCGGAATTACATGCAGCATCGACATTCAAAGCACCATTGACACCACTCGTCAATTACCTCGTGCTCGGATTGTTTGCTGTCATTCTCGTCGTCATGTTGTTTGCTGACGATACACGTCCAGCCTTGTTGCTGACACCGGTCTGGTTCCTCGGATTATTTGGACTATATCACCTCCGGAAAAAGAAACAACAAGCAGCTAATCAAAAAAGTGCGTAA